A single Paratractidigestivibacter faecalis DNA region contains:
- the rbr gene encoding rubrerythrin, with product MSVDFESSQTKKNLEAAFAGESQATNKYSYYASKAKKEGYEQISAIFAETSGNEREHAKMWFKYLHDGGVPDTLTNLRDAAAGENYEWTDMYAGFAATAREEGFDEIATKFALVGEVEKHHEERYLKLAERVEKGEVFSREGVKVWKCRNCGHLHVGPEAPEVCPVCNHPKSYFEQQAVNY from the coding sequence ATGTCCGTCGATTTTGAGAGCTCACAGACCAAGAAGAACCTCGAGGCCGCCTTTGCCGGCGAGTCCCAGGCAACCAACAAGTACTCCTACTACGCCTCCAAGGCCAAGAAGGAGGGCTACGAGCAGATCTCTGCCATCTTTGCCGAGACCTCCGGCAACGAGCGCGAGCACGCCAAGATGTGGTTCAAGTACCTGCACGACGGCGGCGTGCCCGACACGCTGACCAACCTGCGCGACGCCGCGGCCGGCGAGAACTACGAGTGGACCGACATGTACGCCGGCTTTGCCGCCACCGCCCGCGAGGAGGGCTTCGACGAGATCGCCACCAAGTTCGCCTTGGTGGGAGAGGTCGAGAAGCACCACGAGGAGCGCTATCTCAAGCTGGCCGAGCGCGTGGAGAAGGGCGAGGTCTTCTCGCGCGAGGGCGTCAAGGTCTGGAAGTGCCGCAACTGCGGCCACCTGCACGTCGGCCCCGAGGCACCCGAGGTCTGCCCCGTCTGCAACCACCCCAAGTCCTACTTCGAGCAGCAGGCCGTCAACTACTAG
- the glgA gene encoding glycogen synthase GlgA translates to MSTNAKRRKMRVLFASSEAVPFAKTGGLGDVAGSLPRALKHAGAKAAVILPKYSTIPQEYQDRMKHVADFYVPLAWRNDYCGIEKLTLQGLDFYFVDNESYFKRDSLYGYFDDGERFAFFAKAVCEAIARVPELECDVLHCNDWQTALCPVFLREFYREVPACNNVKCVFTVHNVKFQGQYGDKMLQDVLGVDDIPAARDQLRCDADSINFMKGALCYSDWLTTVSPSYACELQMPFFGEGLDGIFRRRSNILSGILNGIDQGIWNPATDSMIPRNFSPKDMSGKAECKRALQEELGLAQDPTRPLVVSIGRLTNQKGLGLVRYAMDGLMARGVQVAVLGTGDADQEEAFSYFSNKYGSQMCARIAFDNALSHRMYAGGDLLLMPSEFEPCGLSQMIAMRYGTLPVVRETGGLRDSVQPYNKFTGEGTGFSFANMNADEMADTLLGACEIFWTDQRAWSRLQQQAMAADFSWRRAANDYMDIYHRLHPEIIRYNKRRDR, encoded by the coding sequence ATGTCTACTAACGCAAAGCGCAGGAAGATGAGGGTGCTGTTCGCGTCCTCCGAGGCCGTCCCGTTTGCCAAGACGGGCGGCCTCGGGGACGTCGCCGGCTCGCTTCCCCGCGCCCTCAAGCACGCGGGCGCCAAGGCTGCCGTCATCCTGCCCAAGTACTCCACCATCCCGCAGGAGTACCAGGACCGCATGAAGCACGTGGCCGACTTCTACGTGCCCCTCGCCTGGAGAAACGACTACTGCGGCATCGAGAAGCTCACCCTGCAGGGACTGGACTTCTACTTCGTCGACAACGAGTCCTACTTCAAGCGCGACTCGCTCTACGGATACTTTGACGACGGCGAGCGCTTTGCGTTCTTTGCCAAGGCCGTGTGCGAGGCCATCGCCAGGGTGCCCGAGCTGGAGTGCGACGTCCTGCACTGCAACGACTGGCAGACGGCCCTGTGCCCGGTCTTCCTGCGCGAGTTCTACCGCGAGGTGCCGGCCTGCAACAACGTCAAGTGCGTCTTCACCGTGCACAACGTCAAGTTCCAGGGCCAGTACGGCGACAAGATGCTCCAGGACGTCCTGGGCGTGGACGACATCCCCGCCGCCCGCGACCAGCTGCGCTGCGACGCGGACTCCATCAACTTCATGAAGGGCGCGCTCTGCTACTCCGACTGGCTCACCACCGTGAGCCCGAGCTATGCCTGCGAACTGCAGATGCCCTTCTTCGGCGAGGGGCTCGACGGCATCTTCCGCCGCCGCAGCAACATCCTCTCCGGCATCCTGAACGGCATCGACCAGGGCATCTGGAACCCCGCGACAGACTCCATGATCCCCAGGAACTTCTCGCCCAAGGACATGAGCGGCAAGGCCGAGTGCAAGCGTGCCCTGCAGGAGGAGCTGGGCCTGGCCCAGGACCCCACCCGCCCGCTCGTGGTCTCCATCGGGCGCCTCACCAACCAGAAGGGCCTGGGCCTGGTGCGCTACGCCATGGACGGCCTCATGGCCCGCGGCGTGCAGGTGGCCGTGCTGGGCACCGGCGACGCTGACCAGGAGGAGGCGTTCAGCTACTTCAGCAACAAGTACGGCAGCCAGATGTGCGCGCGCATCGCGTTTGACAACGCGCTTTCGCACCGCATGTACGCCGGCGGTGACCTGCTGCTCATGCCGTCCGAGTTTGAGCCGTGCGGCCTCTCGCAGATGATCGCCATGCGCTACGGCACCCTGCCCGTGGTGCGCGAGACTGGCGGCCTGCGCGACTCCGTCCAGCCGTACAACAAGTTCACCGGCGAGGGCACCGGCTTCAGCTTTGCCAACATGAACGCCGACGAGATGGCAGACACCCTGCTGGGCGCTTGCGAGATCTTCTGGACCGACCAGAGGGCCTGGTCCCGGCTGCAGCAGCAGGCCATGGCCGCCGACTTCAGCTGGCGCCGCGCCGCAAACGACTACATGGACATCTACCACCGTCTTCACCCGGAGATCATCCGCTACAACAAGAGAAGAGACAGGTAA
- the glgD gene encoding glucose-1-phosphate adenylyltransferase subunit GlgD, with protein sequence MEKVIGLVTCNYSAKESGPLSASRPVASMPFLGRYRLVDFALSNLVNCGIRTVGMVMPYNYRSLIDHVGSGKEWDLDRKNGGLFVLPGSAFGTSRTGARFLLRDLVHNKVFFTRSTADAVILTSANFVYNIDLNEVYAAHKESGADVTVVTRSACGTFDDAVRFDVENGRVKGVHNGVKFGECMFLDCFVISRKLLLDMFEWYAPTDYLDIFEAMAGDFGRINVQTFEFKGYVAPIFTKRDYYKSNMAMLDMDVQDDLFPEERSIKTKAHDTPPAKNEVGSRVTNSRVSSGCRIYGNVSDSILGRDVIVEPGATVRSAIIMQGCVIKTGARVENAIVDRNNVVSAGTELRGTPEDVLVKEKPSE encoded by the coding sequence ATGGAGAAGGTCATCGGCCTCGTCACCTGCAACTACTCCGCCAAGGAGTCCGGCCCGCTCTCCGCGAGCCGCCCCGTGGCGTCCATGCCGTTCCTCGGTCGCTACCGCCTCGTTGACTTTGCGCTCTCCAACCTGGTCAACTGCGGCATCCGCACCGTCGGCATGGTCATGCCCTACAACTACCGCTCGCTCATCGACCACGTGGGCTCCGGCAAGGAATGGGACCTGGACCGCAAGAACGGCGGCCTCTTCGTCCTGCCCGGAAGCGCCTTCGGCACTTCTCGCACCGGCGCCCGCTTCCTGCTGCGTGACCTCGTGCACAACAAGGTCTTCTTCACCCGCAGCACGGCCGACGCGGTCATCCTGACCTCGGCAAACTTCGTCTACAACATTGACCTGAACGAGGTCTACGCCGCCCACAAGGAGTCCGGTGCCGACGTGACCGTGGTCACGCGCTCCGCCTGCGGCACCTTTGACGACGCCGTTCGCTTTGACGTGGAGAACGGCCGCGTGAAGGGCGTCCACAACGGCGTCAAGTTCGGCGAGTGCATGTTCCTGGACTGCTTTGTCATCAGCCGCAAGCTGCTGCTCGACATGTTCGAGTGGTACGCCCCCACGGACTACCTGGACATCTTCGAGGCCATGGCGGGCGACTTCGGCCGCATCAACGTCCAGACCTTCGAGTTCAAGGGTTACGTGGCGCCCATCTTCACCAAGCGCGACTACTACAAGTCCAACATGGCCATGCTCGACATGGACGTCCAGGACGACCTCTTCCCGGAGGAGCGCTCCATCAAGACCAAGGCGCACGACACGCCTCCCGCCAAGAACGAGGTGGGCTCGCGCGTCACCAACTCCCGCGTGTCCTCCGGCTGCCGCATCTACGGCAACGTGAGCGACTCCATCCTAGGCCGCGACGTCATCGTCGAGCCTGGCGCCACCGTCCGTTCCGCCATCATCATGCAGGGCTGCGTCATCAAGACGGGTGCCCGCGTAGAGAACGCCATCGTGGACCGCAACAACGTCGTCTCCGCAGGTACGGAGCTTCGCGGCACCCCCGAGGACGTCCTCGTCAAGGAGAAGCCCAGCGAGTAG
- a CDS encoding O-acetylhomoserine aminocarboxypropyltransferase/cysteine synthase family protein, with protein sequence MPFQLDSTFAQDPAKHFDTLQIHAGLTPDPTTGAAALPIYASAAFQFDSAEDGAAKFALAKPGNIYGRLTNTTTDAVAARVAAIEGGTGAVAVASGHAAEILALTNIVGAGDHIVASDSLYGGTWNIFLHTLGDLGVETTFVENNDIDAFVAATKENTKLWYVETIGNPLVDVADVPAIVAAANSLKEPVPVFVDNTFATPYLYRPAEDGAAVVIESLTKWIGGHGATLGGAVVDTGKFDWKKTPGKFPTITEPDPSYHGAIFADAAPAAPFSTRVLANKLRDFGPTLSPYAAQLIGIGIETLSLRVQRHCDNALAVAKFLESHPKVSWVRYSGLENDPSHETASRILKNGFGGVVVFGVKGGRDAGLKVVDNVKLFTHLANVGDAKSLIIHPASTTHSQLTAEQLKAAHLSEDLIRLSVGIENADDIIADLDQALAQA encoded by the coding sequence ATGCCGTTCCAGCTTGATTCCACCTTCGCCCAGGACCCCGCCAAGCACTTTGATACCCTCCAGATTCACGCCGGCCTGACGCCTGACCCTACGACCGGCGCGGCCGCCCTGCCCATCTATGCCTCCGCCGCCTTCCAGTTTGACTCCGCCGAGGACGGCGCCGCCAAGTTTGCCCTGGCCAAGCCCGGCAACATCTACGGCCGCCTGACCAACACCACCACCGACGCCGTGGCCGCCCGCGTGGCCGCCATCGAGGGCGGCACGGGCGCCGTCGCCGTCGCCTCCGGCCACGCCGCGGAGATCCTGGCCCTGACCAACATCGTGGGCGCCGGTGACCACATCGTCGCCTCCGACTCCCTGTACGGCGGCACCTGGAACATCTTCCTGCACACCCTCGGTGACCTGGGCGTCGAGACCACCTTCGTCGAGAACAACGACATCGACGCCTTCGTGGCCGCCACCAAGGAGAACACCAAGCTCTGGTACGTCGAGACCATCGGCAACCCGCTGGTTGACGTCGCCGACGTGCCCGCCATCGTGGCGGCCGCCAACTCCCTGAAGGAGCCGGTGCCGGTCTTCGTCGACAACACCTTTGCCACCCCGTACCTCTACCGTCCGGCCGAGGACGGCGCCGCGGTGGTCATCGAGTCCCTGACCAAGTGGATCGGCGGCCACGGCGCCACGCTCGGCGGCGCCGTCGTGGACACCGGCAAGTTCGACTGGAAGAAGACTCCGGGCAAGTTCCCCACCATCACCGAGCCTGACCCCTCCTACCACGGCGCCATCTTCGCCGACGCCGCTCCCGCCGCGCCCTTCTCCACACGCGTCCTGGCCAACAAGCTGCGTGACTTTGGCCCCACGCTCTCCCCGTACGCCGCCCAGCTCATCGGCATCGGCATTGAGACGCTGTCCCTGCGCGTCCAGCGCCACTGCGACAACGCCCTGGCCGTGGCCAAGTTCCTCGAGAGCCACCCCAAGGTCAGCTGGGTGCGCTACTCCGGCCTGGAGAACGACCCGAGCCACGAGACCGCGTCCCGCATCCTCAAGAACGGCTTCGGTGGCGTCGTCGTCTTCGGCGTCAAGGGCGGCCGGGACGCCGGCCTGAAGGTCGTCGACAACGTGAAGCTCTTCACGCACCTGGCCAACGTGGGTGACGCCAAGTCCCTCATCATCCACCCCGCCTCCACCACGCACTCCCAGCTCACGGCCGAGCAGCTCAAGGCCGCCCACCTCTCCGAGGACCTCATCCGCCTCTCCGTGGGCATCGAGAACGCCGACGACATCATCGCCGACCTCGACCAGGCCCTCGCCCAGGCGTAG
- a CDS encoding glucose-1-phosphate adenylyltransferase, translated as MSKKECIAMLLAGGQGSRLGALTSNVAKPAVSFGGKFRIIDFALSNCANSGVTTVGVLTQYRPYLLHNYIGTGGAWNLDDREGGVSILPPYATQTGGAWYEGTADAVTQNLGYIEQNDPEYVLILSGDQLYRMDYADMLATHKKNDADLTIAVMPVPWEEASRFGIITADGTGRITKFTEKPKQPDSNLASMGIYIFSTDLLVRALKEDAVDQTSEHDFGKNVIPKLLAEDKRLFTYEFNGFWRDVGTISSYHETSMDLLGPNPDFDIYSKEFPIMSNSSMRPPAYVGKDGDIDDCLVSNGCKILGRAKHSILSTDCYIGERATVEDSVLLPGARVKAGAHVVRAILGENSVVEENVNLGSVDTTKDTAVIGNDVVVGRGEN; from the coding sequence ATGAGCAAGAAGGAGTGCATCGCCATGCTGCTCGCCGGAGGTCAGGGCAGCAGGTTGGGTGCGCTGACCAGCAACGTGGCGAAGCCGGCCGTCTCTTTTGGCGGCAAGTTCCGCATCATCGACTTCGCGCTTTCCAACTGCGCGAACTCCGGGGTCACGACGGTGGGCGTCCTCACGCAGTACCGTCCGTACCTGCTGCACAACTACATCGGCACCGGTGGCGCCTGGAACCTCGACGACCGCGAGGGCGGCGTCTCCATCCTGCCGCCCTACGCCACCCAGACCGGCGGCGCCTGGTACGAGGGCACGGCCGACGCCGTGACCCAGAACCTGGGCTACATCGAGCAGAACGACCCCGAGTACGTGCTCATCCTCTCCGGCGACCAGCTCTATCGCATGGACTACGCCGACATGCTGGCCACGCACAAGAAGAACGACGCCGACCTCACCATCGCGGTCATGCCCGTGCCCTGGGAGGAGGCCTCCCGCTTTGGCATCATCACGGCGGACGGCACCGGCCGCATCACCAAGTTCACCGAGAAGCCCAAGCAGCCGGACTCCAACCTCGCGTCCATGGGCATCTACATCTTCAGCACGGACCTGCTGGTCCGCGCGCTGAAGGAGGACGCCGTCGACCAGACCTCCGAGCACGACTTTGGCAAGAACGTCATCCCCAAGCTCCTGGCCGAGGACAAGCGCCTCTTCACCTACGAGTTCAACGGCTTCTGGCGTGACGTCGGCACCATCTCCAGCTACCACGAGACGAGCATGGACCTCCTCGGCCCCAACCCGGACTTTGACATCTACAGCAAGGAGTTCCCCATCATGAGCAACTCCTCGATGCGCCCGCCCGCGTACGTGGGCAAGGACGGCGACATCGACGACTGCCTGGTGTCCAACGGCTGCAAGATCCTGGGTCGCGCCAAGCACTCCATCCTCTCGACCGACTGCTACATCGGCGAGCGCGCCACCGTGGAGGACTCCGTCCTTCTCCCCGGCGCGAGGGTCAAGGCCGGCGCCCACGTGGTGCGCGCCATCCTTGGCGAGAACTCCGTGGTGGAGGAGAACGTCAACCTCGGCAGCGTCGACACGACGAAGGACACGGCCGTCATCGGCAACGATGTCGTCGTTGGTAGGGGGGAGAACTAA
- a CDS encoding glycogen/starch/alpha-glucan phosphorylase, giving the protein MENNDKIFETKLDFINQYREACLLELGKDFEECSDNERYFVLAKLVASKSRAIQATSHAKDAKKVYYFSLEFLLGPLLDNYLINLGVRDLVEEGMASLGMSLDELCQQEVDPGLGNGGLGRLAACFLDSMAHEGIAGYGNGMRYRYGLFRQYIEGGRQVERTDNWLANGFPWETRKDASAVEIRFGAQVVRHEDETGKFWFTQEGGEVVRAVPYDVPIVGFGGKTVNKLRLWSAEPATEDFDLDAFNAGDYAKANKFRSDVEAISTILYPNDAGEHGRILRLKQEYLFVSAGLQTILGTYEKDFGPDWEHLGDHVCVHTNDTHPAMCGPELMRLLVDEKGVDFDQAFEIAKKTVSFTNHTVMPEALEKWPINTFRALLPRLYMFIEEIDRRYRDGLSEKLSPEDGSWTDVLRNTAILWDGQVRMANLSIIFSHSINGVSALHSDILKRDTFKEFYKLYPEMFNNKTNGVTHRRFLREANPAYSQLITDAIGTGWLDDANELEKLVPFEEDASFLDAMEQAKRADKERLAAYVQKVSGTKLNTDMVFDVQVKRFHAYKRQLLSVFKILDLRNRILDDPSFSPRPTAFIFSGKAAQSYTFAKEVIRLINSLADAINNDPRVNDKIQVAFVPNFAVSNAQYIYSAAEISEQISLAGTEASGTSNMKLMMNGALTLGTLDGSNVEISELVGPQNIKIFGLHADEVEAIQREGRYYAWDMYNADRARLGRIVDQLTDGTLARLSGNFESVRDHLMVENDPYLIMKDFYAYVQAWEELTGGYADRRAWNKSALHNTAKAGFFSSDRTIREYMSDIWHIEGK; this is encoded by the coding sequence ATGGAGAACAACGACAAGATCTTTGAGACCAAGCTGGACTTCATCAACCAGTACAGGGAGGCCTGCCTTCTTGAGCTGGGCAAGGACTTTGAGGAGTGCTCCGACAACGAGCGCTACTTCGTCCTGGCAAAGCTCGTGGCTTCCAAGTCTCGTGCCATCCAGGCAACCTCTCACGCAAAGGACGCCAAGAAGGTCTACTACTTCTCGCTCGAGTTCCTTCTTGGCCCCCTTCTTGACAACTACCTCATCAACCTGGGCGTTCGCGACCTCGTTGAGGAGGGCATGGCCTCCCTCGGCATGAGCCTCGACGAGCTCTGCCAGCAGGAGGTCGACCCGGGCCTGGGCAACGGCGGCCTGGGCCGCCTGGCCGCGTGCTTCCTCGACTCCATGGCCCACGAGGGCATCGCGGGCTACGGCAACGGCATGCGCTACCGCTACGGCCTCTTCCGCCAGTACATCGAGGGCGGCCGCCAGGTGGAGCGTACCGACAACTGGCTTGCCAACGGCTTCCCCTGGGAGACCCGCAAGGACGCCAGCGCCGTCGAGATCCGCTTCGGCGCGCAGGTCGTCCGCCACGAGGACGAGACCGGCAAGTTCTGGTTCACCCAGGAGGGTGGCGAGGTCGTCCGTGCCGTGCCCTACGACGTGCCCATCGTCGGCTTTGGCGGTAAGACCGTGAACAAGCTGCGCCTCTGGAGCGCCGAGCCCGCCACCGAGGACTTTGACCTGGACGCCTTCAACGCCGGCGACTACGCCAAGGCCAACAAGTTCCGCTCCGACGTGGAGGCCATCTCCACCATCCTGTACCCCAACGACGCGGGCGAGCACGGCCGCATCCTGCGCCTTAAGCAGGAGTACCTGTTTGTTTCCGCCGGCCTGCAGACCATCCTGGGCACCTACGAGAAGGACTTCGGCCCCGACTGGGAGCACCTGGGAGACCATGTCTGCGTCCACACCAACGACACCCACCCCGCCATGTGCGGCCCGGAGCTCATGCGCCTTCTCGTCGACGAGAAGGGCGTGGACTTTGACCAGGCCTTCGAGATCGCCAAGAAGACCGTCTCGTTTACCAACCACACAGTCATGCCCGAGGCGCTTGAGAAGTGGCCCATCAACACCTTCCGCGCCCTGCTGCCGCGCCTGTACATGTTCATTGAGGAGATCGACCGCCGCTACCGCGATGGCCTGTCCGAGAAGCTCTCCCCGGAGGACGGCTCCTGGACCGACGTCCTGCGCAACACCGCCATCCTGTGGGACGGCCAGGTGCGCATGGCCAACCTGTCCATCATCTTCAGCCACTCCATCAACGGCGTCTCGGCGCTGCACTCCGACATCCTGAAGCGCGACACCTTCAAGGAGTTCTACAAGCTCTATCCCGAGATGTTCAACAACAAGACCAACGGCGTCACGCACCGCAGGTTCCTGCGCGAGGCCAACCCGGCCTACTCCCAGCTCATCACCGACGCCATCGGCACCGGCTGGCTGGACGACGCCAACGAGCTCGAGAAGCTCGTCCCCTTCGAGGAGGACGCGAGCTTCCTGGACGCCATGGAGCAGGCCAAGCGCGCCGACAAGGAGCGTCTCGCCGCCTACGTCCAGAAGGTCTCCGGCACCAAGCTCAACACCGATATGGTCTTCGACGTGCAGGTCAAGCGCTTCCACGCCTACAAGCGCCAGCTGCTGTCCGTCTTCAAGATCTTGGACCTGCGCAACCGCATCCTGGACGACCCGTCCTTCTCGCCGCGCCCGACGGCATTCATCTTCTCGGGCAAGGCCGCCCAGAGCTATACCTTTGCCAAGGAGGTCATCCGCCTCATCAACTCCCTGGCGGACGCCATCAACAATGACCCGCGCGTGAACGACAAGATCCAGGTTGCCTTCGTGCCCAACTTTGCCGTCTCCAACGCGCAGTACATCTACTCCGCGGCAGAGATCTCCGAGCAGATCTCTCTGGCCGGCACCGAGGCCTCGGGCACGTCCAACATGAAGCTCATGATGAACGGTGCCCTCACCCTGGGCACCCTTGACGGCTCCAACGTGGAGATCTCCGAGCTCGTCGGCCCGCAGAACATCAAGATCTTTGGCCTGCACGCCGACGAGGTGGAGGCCATCCAGCGCGAGGGCCGCTACTACGCCTGGGACATGTACAACGCCGACCGCGCCCGCCTTGGCCGCATCGTGGACCAGCTCACCGACGGCACGCTGGCGCGCCTCTCCGGAAACTTCGAGAGCGTCCGCGACCACCTCATGGTGGAGAACGACCCGTACCTGATCATGAAGGACTTCTACGCCTACGTCCAGGCGTGGGAGGAGCTCACGGGCGGCTACGCGGACCGTCGCGCCTGGAACAAGAGCGCCCTGCACAATACCGCCAAGGCCGGATTCTTCTCCAGTGACAGAACCATCAGGGAATACATGTCCGACATCTGGCACATTGAGGGCAAGTAG
- the glgB gene encoding 1,4-alpha-glucan branching protein GlgB, whose protein sequence is MTTISDSTLYLSNDDLYLLGTGEWYRSYEKLGSHPATDASGQDGYHFAVWAPDVRSVAVIGEFNNWDENANHLSCTATGGVWQGFVPGVVAGQLYKYVIETAAGERLYKADPYAFFSELPPGTASRTADLAGYKWADAAWMRARSKRNMFKSPLNIFEVHLGSWKRHGDEPQGEPREDGTWPGPGDPFPAQRGTFYTYDDLSVELVDYVREMGYSHIEVLPLSEHPFDGSWGYQPTGYFSPTSRYGNPRQLMHFIDACHEAGIGVIMDWVPGGFCADAHGLATFNGQMLYEHEIHPNWGTHKFDFSRGEVRSFLVSNALYWVEAYHIDGIRMDGVSSMLYMNFGIDDPGQKRFNKNGTEEDLDASAFIRQTNLEMGRLHPDVMMIAEESTAWPLVTYPPKDGGLGFHFKWDMGWMNDTLHYMQTDFPWRPGNHRMLTFSTMYQFNENFVLPLSHDEVVNGKCSLITRMPGDTWRQFAGLRALALYQMTHAGGKLNFMGNEIGQFIEWRYYEGIEYFLTEQFETHRRQQAFIAALNAVYNEQPALWQRAFEGSGFEWIDADNADQSIISFVRHGDKPKDDLVILINMDVNAREDFRMGVPEWCTYGEVFNSDEERFGGSGVVNEGRLKCEDVPWNGREQSIVVRVPPLGGAIFKRVAAQRKPASKTAAAAAKPAAPGEKPAPAPGATATAAPGAKPAARRQTKPRPHKKGRGKK, encoded by the coding sequence ATGACCACCATCTCTGACAGCACGCTCTACCTGAGCAACGACGACCTGTACCTCCTCGGCACAGGCGAGTGGTACCGCAGCTACGAGAAGCTCGGCAGCCACCCCGCCACGGACGCCTCCGGCCAGGACGGCTACCACTTTGCCGTCTGGGCCCCCGACGTGCGCTCCGTCGCCGTCATCGGCGAGTTCAACAACTGGGACGAGAACGCCAATCACCTCTCCTGCACCGCCACCGGCGGCGTCTGGCAGGGCTTCGTTCCCGGCGTTGTCGCAGGTCAGCTTTACAAGTACGTCATAGAGACCGCCGCGGGCGAGCGCCTCTACAAGGCAGACCCCTACGCGTTCTTCTCGGAGCTGCCTCCGGGAACTGCCTCCCGCACGGCGGATCTCGCCGGCTACAAGTGGGCAGACGCCGCCTGGATGCGCGCCCGCTCCAAGCGCAACATGTTCAAGAGCCCGCTCAACATCTTTGAGGTGCATCTGGGCAGCTGGAAGCGCCACGGCGACGAGCCGCAGGGCGAGCCCCGCGAGGACGGCACCTGGCCCGGTCCCGGCGACCCCTTCCCCGCACAGCGCGGCACCTTCTACACCTACGACGACCTCTCCGTGGAGCTCGTGGACTACGTCCGCGAGATGGGCTACTCCCACATCGAGGTCCTGCCCCTCTCCGAGCACCCGTTTGACGGCTCCTGGGGCTACCAGCCCACCGGGTACTTTTCGCCCACGTCGCGCTACGGCAACCCGCGGCAGCTCATGCACTTCATCGACGCCTGCCACGAGGCCGGCATCGGCGTGATCATGGACTGGGTGCCCGGCGGCTTCTGCGCGGACGCCCACGGCCTGGCCACCTTCAACGGCCAGATGCTCTACGAGCACGAGATCCACCCCAACTGGGGCACCCACAAGTTCGACTTCAGCAGGGGAGAAGTGCGCAGCTTCCTGGTCTCCAACGCCCTGTACTGGGTTGAGGCCTACCACATCGACGGCATCCGCATGGACGGCGTCAGCTCCATGCTGTACATGAACTTCGGCATCGACGACCCGGGCCAGAAGCGCTTCAACAAGAACGGCACCGAGGAGGACCTGGACGCGTCCGCCTTCATCCGCCAGACCAACCTGGAGATGGGTCGGCTCCACCCCGACGTCATGATGATCGCCGAGGAGTCCACGGCCTGGCCGCTGGTGACCTACCCGCCCAAGGACGGCGGCCTGGGCTTCCACTTCAAGTGGGACATGGGCTGGATGAACGACACCCTGCACTACATGCAGACCGACTTCCCGTGGCGCCCGGGCAACCACCGCATGCTGACCTTCTCCACCATGTACCAGTTCAACGAGAACTTCGTGCTGCCGCTTAGCCACGACGAGGTGGTCAACGGCAAGTGCTCGCTGATTACGCGCATGCCGGGAGACACCTGGCGCCAGTTTGCGGGCCTGCGCGCCCTGGCGCTCTACCAGATGACGCACGCCGGCGGCAAGCTCAACTTCATGGGCAACGAGATCGGCCAGTTCATCGAGTGGCGCTACTACGAGGGCATCGAGTACTTCCTCACGGAGCAGTTCGAGACCCACCGCAGGCAGCAGGCGTTCATCGCCGCGCTCAACGCCGTCTACAACGAGCAGCCCGCCCTGTGGCAGCGCGCCTTTGAGGGCTCTGGCTTTGAGTGGATCGACGCCGACAACGCCGACCAGTCCATCATCAGCTTCGTCCGCCACGGCGACAAGCCCAAGGATGACCTGGTCATCCTCATCAACATGGACGTCAACGCACGCGAGGACTTCCGTATGGGCGTGCCCGAGTGGTGCACCTACGGCGAGGTCTTCAACTCCGACGAGGAGCGCTTCGGTGGCTCCGGCGTGGTGAACGAGGGTCGGCTCAAGTGCGAGGACGTGCCCTGGAACGGTCGCGAGCAGTCTATCGTCGTGCGCGTCCCGCCGCTGGGCGGCGCCATCTTCAAGCGCGTCGCGGCCCAGCGCAAGCCGGCCAGCAAGACGGCCGCCGCAGCCGCCAAGCCCGCGGCGCCCGGCGAGAAGCCCGCGCCCGCACCAGGCGCCACCGCCACGGCGGCGCCTGGTGCCAAGCCCGCCGCGCGCAGGCAGACAAAGCCGAGGCCCCACAAGAAGGGTCGCGGCAAGAAGTAG